Proteins from one Phyllobacterium zundukense genomic window:
- a CDS encoding ABC transporter permease gives MRTHFSDLPKTALGASYWLFAVYLVLPLALMMAMSFKDANFIAFPIGKWTLDWYGKVLHDKQFLAASLYSIGIALATTICATIIGVWIALLVSAENIWGKPAIFALACLPAVVPGLINAISMRIFIRAVDIPTGTFAIILSHTVHAVPFVVIMVLTRLRSMPANLVDAARDLGADPFVAFLRVTIPYLMPALLGGMIFCVLTSIDDFVRTFFLGGYQPTLPMLIFAKVQGGMSPEINAMATIVLVVTTAVGLYAEYLTRRSRS, from the coding sequence ATGCGAACTCATTTTAGCGACCTGCCCAAAACCGCGCTCGGCGCTTCCTACTGGCTCTTTGCCGTCTATCTCGTGCTGCCGCTAGCGCTCATGATGGCGATGAGCTTCAAAGACGCCAATTTCATCGCATTCCCGATCGGCAAGTGGACGCTCGACTGGTACGGCAAGGTGCTGCATGACAAGCAGTTCCTCGCGGCATCACTCTATTCCATCGGCATTGCCCTTGCGACCACCATCTGCGCCACGATCATCGGGGTCTGGATAGCGCTCCTCGTCTCGGCGGAAAACATCTGGGGCAAGCCGGCCATCTTCGCGCTCGCTTGCCTGCCCGCCGTCGTGCCGGGGCTGATCAACGCTATCTCAATGCGCATCTTCATCCGCGCGGTAGACATACCAACCGGCACCTTCGCGATCATCCTGTCGCACACAGTCCATGCGGTGCCCTTTGTGGTTATCATGGTGCTGACACGTCTGCGCTCCATGCCTGCCAATCTGGTGGACGCGGCTCGCGATCTCGGTGCCGATCCGTTTGTTGCTTTCCTGCGCGTTACAATCCCCTATCTGATGCCGGCTCTTCTGGGCGGAATGATTTTCTGCGTCCTGACCAGTATCGATGACTTCGTGCGCACTTTCTTTCTCGGCGGCTACCAGCCGACGCTGCCCATGCTGATCTTTGCCAAGGTACAGGGCGGCATGTCGCCGGAAATCAACGCTATGGCGACCATCGTGCTCGTCGTTACCACCGCAGTCGGCCTCTACGCCGAATATCTCACCCGTCGTTCCAGGAGCTGA
- a CDS encoding ABC transporter permease codes for MVDTTTQSRAVASLASPRYAGWIGRAVSSGFYRNTIGRLADNPWIRLVVLAGVPLIWLVMLHIGPIIQMTNISFIANYPPQPGKSSDYTLANYALFFSDRLYFMPFIRTLIFAAVVTVSTLVIVYPVAYYVAKVVQPKNRMRALLLLLIPFWAGELIRTFSIIMLLANRGAVNVLLRELGFIDRPIPMLYTFFSLSFGVVYLLALYMLLPLYSAIEKIPTPLIHAAADLGAGPFQRFRRVILPLSRDGIVSGCSLVYLTAVGVFAAPLLLGGPNAVIFPEVIAMLFHGSNDKWPEGAAFSMIMLVVSLTTVGLFMRVVGGRSIRLM; via the coding sequence ATGGTGGACACAACGACGCAATCCCGAGCCGTCGCTTCGCTGGCGTCGCCTCGCTACGCCGGATGGATTGGGAGGGCGGTGAGTTCAGGCTTCTACCGCAATACGATCGGGCGCCTCGCAGACAACCCATGGATCAGGCTCGTCGTGCTTGCGGGTGTTCCGCTTATCTGGCTTGTCATGTTGCATATCGGGCCGATCATCCAGATGACCAACATTAGCTTCATTGCCAATTATCCGCCGCAGCCGGGAAAAAGCAGCGACTATACCCTTGCCAACTATGCGCTGTTCTTCTCTGACAGGCTTTATTTCATGCCCTTCATCCGCACCCTCATCTTTGCGGCGGTAGTCACGGTTTCGACGCTGGTGATCGTATATCCTGTCGCCTACTACGTCGCCAAGGTTGTCCAGCCGAAGAACCGCATGCGCGCGTTGCTGCTACTGCTCATCCCGTTCTGGGCGGGGGAACTCATTCGCACCTTTTCGATCATCATGCTGCTCGCCAATCGCGGCGCTGTGAATGTGCTGCTTAGGGAGTTGGGCTTTATCGACCGACCGATACCAATGCTTTACACTTTTTTCTCCCTGAGTTTCGGCGTCGTTTATCTCCTGGCGCTCTACATGTTGCTGCCGCTCTATTCGGCCATCGAGAAGATCCCGACGCCGCTGATTCATGCCGCCGCCGATCTCGGCGCCGGTCCCTTCCAACGCTTCCGACGGGTTATCCTGCCACTTTCCAGGGACGGCATCGTCTCGGGTTGCAGCCTTGTCTATCTGACCGCTGTCGGTGTCTTTGCTGCACCCTTGCTGCTCGGCGGCCCGAATGCGGTCATCTTCCCGGAAGTCATCGCCATGCTGTTCCACGGTTCGAACGACAAATGGCCGGAGGGGGCTGCCTTCTCAATGATCATGCTGGTCGTATCGCTCACCACCGTTGGCCTGTTCATGCGCGTCGTCGGCGGTCGGTCCATTCGATTGATGTGA